In Chitinophagaceae bacterium, a single genomic region encodes these proteins:
- a CDS encoding caspase family protein: MKKVFLIVSMCSFFYSEAQIFILKSNTLKYEDKRIESLKELETVDVTESEFTAKWEVVKWATGYVLDVSTNRDKFDEYMIPNYKNLSLIYNNKTISRLKPSTQYYYRVSVLKENNVSDPSPIQSVKTKDMKVPTLNEPKGIGSNDFTIQWNMVEGALSYQIDISTDDKFTNIQNSYPNITGEQHTVYFPTPSGTYYYRIKAMNQDISTDYSRTKKITLEDNVEDITNLHIHYESAENAIAVIIGNKNYENNIKAVEYAINDAQSIKNYVKEVMGFSEENILYKEDAISTDFIKLFGNEKTFEGSQLYKRIKKGESKVFIFYAGHGAPSTHTKENYFIPVDADILSPEILGYSMKTFERNISRMPAKSITIVLDACFSGINMPQIAEGISGFKAIPLKIENSEDKIWFASSSGEQASTWYEKKQHGTFTYYFLKGIQSKATDENKDGNVTYKELQNYLIHPDNVTYTARILHNIEQTPQVQASETMLQNIFFTYKNE; encoded by the coding sequence ATGAAAAAAGTTTTTTTAATAGTAAGCATGTGCTCGTTCTTTTATAGCGAAGCACAAATATTTATCCTAAAAAGTAATACCCTTAAATACGAAGATAAGAGAATAGAATCTCTCAAGGAATTAGAAACAGTAGATGTTACGGAATCTGAATTTACTGCCAAATGGGAAGTAGTAAAATGGGCAACGGGCTATGTTTTAGACGTTTCCACAAACAGAGATAAGTTTGATGAGTATATGATTCCAAATTATAAAAACCTTTCATTAATTTATAATAATAAAACAATATCTCGATTGAAGCCGTCCACACAGTATTATTACAGAGTATCTGTTTTGAAAGAAAACAATGTAAGCGACCCTTCCCCAATACAATCCGTAAAAACAAAAGATATGAAGGTACCTACCCTCAACGAACCCAAAGGCATTGGCAGCAATGACTTTACTATACAGTGGAATATGGTAGAAGGAGCACTTTCCTATCAAATAGATATTTCGACTGATGATAAGTTTACAAATATACAAAACTCTTACCCAAACATAACAGGAGAGCAACATACAGTATATTTTCCCACACCAAGTGGAACATATTACTACCGAATAAAAGCAATGAATCAAGACATATCTACTGATTACTCTCGAACAAAAAAAATAACATTAGAAGATAACGTAGAAGATATAACCAATCTACACATACACTATGAAAGTGCAGAAAATGCCATCGCAGTCATTATCGGAAATAAAAACTATGAAAATAATATAAAAGCGGTAGAATACGCCATTAACGATGCCCAAAGTATAAAAAATTACGTAAAAGAGGTGATGGGTTTTTCAGAAGAAAATATTTTATACAAGGAAGATGCTATCTCTACTGATTTTATTAAATTATTTGGAAATGAAAAGACCTTTGAAGGAAGCCAACTTTATAAACGTATAAAAAAAGGAGAAAGCAAAGTATTTATCTTTTATGCAGGTCATGGTGCCCCCAGCACTCACACAAAAGAAAACTATTTTATACCCGTAGATGCTGATATTCTCAGCCCCGAGATATTAGGGTACTCTATGAAAACCTTTGAGCGTAACATCTCCCGCATGCCCGCAAAATCTATAACCATAGTATTAGATGCATGTTTTTCAGGAATAAATATGCCACAGATTGCCGAAGGTATATCAGGATTTAAAGCAATCCCTTTAAAAATAGAAAACTCCGAAGATAAAATATGGTTCGCCTCTTCCTCAGGAGAGCAAGCATCTACCTGGTATGAAAAAAAACAACACGGAACCTTTACTTATTACTTCCTCAAAGGCATACAAAGTAAAGCCACCGATGAAAATAAAGATGGAAATGTTACCTACAAAGAATTACAAAACTATCTTATCCACCCCGATAATGTGACTTATACCGCCCGAATTTTGCATAATATAGAGCAAACACCACAAGTACAGGCATCAGAAACCATGTTACAAAATATATTCTTCACTTATAAAAATGAATAA
- a CDS encoding glycosyltransferase family 2 protein — translation MQKKDISIVIPLFNEEESLPELISWIDAVMNKQSFDYDIILVDDGSKDNSWETIKTLSHNNPHITALRLRSNSGKSAALHAGFQIASGDVVITMDADLQDSPEEIPFLYKMIQENNFDMVSGWKKMRHDPLNKTIPSKLFNAVTRMVSGIQLHDFNCGLKAYKQDVIKSIEVYGEMHRYIPVIAKKNGFTKIGEKIVQHQARKYGVTKFGMERFLYGFLDLLSISFVSKFRKSPMHFFGSFGIFFFLVGFGITFWLLFEKVYYTFLIQTNYTHITIRRDVVENTSFYIGLTSIIIGVQLFLAGFLAEMITTMGNQKNNYIIKEKIQS, via the coding sequence ATGCAAAAAAAAGATATATCCATAGTTATTCCTCTATTTAACGAGGAAGAATCTCTCCCCGAACTCATTTCATGGATTGATGCAGTGATGAATAAGCAATCCTTTGACTATGATATTATACTTGTTGATGACGGGAGTAAGGACAATTCATGGGAAACCATTAAAACCCTTTCTCATAACAACCCGCATATTACTGCTCTCAGATTGAGAAGCAATTCAGGAAAATCAGCAGCACTTCACGCAGGGTTTCAAATCGCCTCAGGTGACGTAGTCATAACAATGGATGCAGATTTACAGGATAGCCCCGAAGAAATCCCTTTCCTGTATAAAATGATACAAGAAAATAACTTTGATATGGTATCCGGTTGGAAAAAAATGCGACACGATCCTCTTAATAAAACCATACCATCAAAATTATTTAACGCTGTTACCCGAATGGTTTCAGGAATACAATTACACGACTTTAACTGCGGACTAAAAGCATACAAACAAGACGTTATAAAAAGTATAGAAGTGTATGGCGAGATGCATCGATACATACCTGTAATAGCAAAAAAAAACGGATTTACTAAAATCGGAGAAAAAATAGTACAACACCAAGCCCGAAAATACGGTGTAACCAAATTTGGAATGGAACGTTTCCTCTATGGATTTCTAGACCTTTTATCTATATCATTTGTCAGTAAATTTAGAAAAAGCCCAATGCACTTCTTCGGTTCTTTTGGAATATTTTTTTTCTTAGTAGGATTCGGAATAACCTTTTGGCTTCTCTTTGAAAAAGTATACTACACTTTTCTCATCCAAACAAATTACACACATATTACTATACGCAGAGATGTAGTAGAGAATACTTCTTTTTATATTGGTCTCACTTCTATTATTATAGGAGTCCAACTCTTTTTAGCAGGGTTCTTAGCCGAAATGATTACTACTATGGGAAATCAAAAAAATAATTATATCATAAAAGAGAAAATCCAATCATAA